A stretch of Bacteroidales bacterium DNA encodes these proteins:
- a CDS encoding sensor protein KdpD: MQKKELKDNNVERFLELIKKSRRGKFKLYVGMIAGVGKSYRMLEEARSLLENNVDCKIGYIETHGRKETEKLLEGLPIIPRRKIFYKGKELDELDTQAILSIRPEIVIIDELAHSNIPGSKNEKRWQDVNEILEAGINVISAVNIQHIEGLSNEIEKITGIEIKEKIPDSVLRMADEIVNIDLTAEELINRLKQGKIYDPSKIEIALNNFFREEKILQLRELALREVAGQVERKIETEVFSDSKLKPEKFLACISTNEKVARKIISKTSRIANFYAAKWYVLYVQTPGEAFDKIGLAEQRHLLDNLKLATELGAEVIKIKNNKIGDAIFSTAEKMQITTILIGLPTFSYMKFFYGRIFLNKLLKKISGTKMDLLIVS; encoded by the coding sequence ATGCAAAAAAAAGAATTAAAAGATAATAATGTTGAAAGGTTTCTTGAGCTTATAAAGAAGTCAAGAAGAGGCAAATTCAAGTTGTATGTTGGCATGATTGCAGGCGTTGGCAAATCATACCGCATGCTGGAAGAGGCAAGAAGTTTGTTGGAAAACAATGTTGATTGTAAAATTGGTTATATCGAAACTCATGGAAGAAAAGAAACAGAAAAATTATTAGAAGGATTGCCAATTATTCCGCGAAGAAAAATTTTTTACAAAGGAAAAGAATTAGATGAATTGGATACGCAAGCCATTCTTAGTATTCGTCCCGAAATTGTTATAATTGACGAGTTAGCACATTCCAATATTCCGGGTTCGAAAAATGAAAAACGATGGCAGGATGTTAATGAAATTCTCGAAGCAGGAATAAATGTAATAAGTGCGGTGAACATTCAACATATAGAAGGGTTATCAAATGAAATTGAGAAAATAACCGGTATCGAAATAAAAGAGAAAATTCCCGATAGTGTTTTAAGAATGGCCGATGAAATTGTAAATATAGATTTAACAGCCGAAGAATTGATAAATCGCTTAAAGCAAGGTAAAATATACGACCCGAGTAAAATTGAAATTGCATTGAATAATTTTTTCAGAGAAGAAAAAATATTGCAACTGCGTGAACTCGCATTAAGAGAGGTAGCCGGTCAAGTAGAAAGAAAAATAGAAACGGAAGTATTCTCCGATTCAAAGTTAAAACCCGAAAAATTTCTTGCATGTATAAGCACTAATGAAAAAGTTGCACGCAAAATAATAAGCAAAACTTCGCGTATTGCTAATTTTTATGCTGCAAAGTGGTATGTACTTTATGTTCAAACTCCCGGTGAAGCTTTTGATAAAATCGGACTGGCAGAGCAGCGACATTTGCTCGATAATTTAAAACTTGCAACCGAATTGGGAGCAGAAGTAATTAAAATAAAAAACAATAAAATAGGAGATGCAATATTTTCAACAGCAGAAAAAATGCAAATTACTACAATACTGATAGGATTGCCAACTTTCAGTTATATGAAATTCTTTT